The genomic window CGACGTATTATATAtcattagataattataatttctcaatattatagtattaatcTCAAATGTGTTTTTGATGATTATTCTTATAATGTTGGATAATAATCTAATTTACGAATTATGAAGAGCAAACATTATTCTCAACATACATACAGTAAAAATctacattgtaaaaatgtaaatataaaatttttttattgcacgttGCAAATGACAATATAAAACAGCATTaggtaaaattacattaatattaaatgttcagCAACATGAGTTAATGTCACTCAACTTTGTCGTACTTATGCTTCTTAGTTAAATGCGTATCTTCATCGgagtcataatttttataattattatgaaaagtaCTTTCACCCTTTTCCTTATTATAACCCTGATCGCGATTCTCTTTATGCCCTTTgtcataaaacttgtttttcccactattttcattattaaatccGGATTCATGATGTCCGCCTTTCTTGAAATCGTCTTTGACAGCATTATGGTGCTCATCGGCAACGGAGTGCTTGTCGAAATAACCTTTTTTGTGGTTCTCGTCATAGAAATcggtatgttttttatattcgTCCTTGTGATAGACTTTATGAAAGCCACTggttttttgtccctttttgtGGTACGACGTCCGCCCATAGCTGCTACCCTTCTCACCAATCTCACTTTCATCATAGCGTCCATAATTTCCGGCTACGTCGCTATGCCCTTTCCTATGTCCAATTTCGGTATCATAATATTCTGAAAGATCCAGCAAAAAGTCACATTTcactcaaaataaatatatttatgcaaaaaataaacacgTTCAAATATACATGCGCATTGAGAAAATCAATGAAGATAagttgaaaagaaaataaacaaaaatccaCCTTGCTGCCTGCTTTTATCATGCTGTCCGCGTTCACCCACGTCAAATTCTATTCGTTTGTTGTACCCTTTGTCGCCCTTTTCTCCATGAGCGGAATTCTGCGCGGCCGAATACTTTTCACCGCGTTCAAACGAAACGTCGATATCTGAACGAGAGTTGTCGAGGCCGTGAATAGGATGGGTTGCTATAAAATCAACTGCTTTGTCGTGATTCTCAGGCACGTgatctctttcttcttttttatcgcCGTCGCCGTCCTCATCGTTGTCATAATCGCTCTCATTCTCCCCATCGTCGTTCctcttatcaatatttttatccgTTTCGCGCGGTTTAAATGCATTAGGTGCATAATATGGCGCACGTGCAGCCAGTT from Solenopsis invicta isolate M01_SB chromosome 2, UNIL_Sinv_3.0, whole genome shotgun sequence includes these protein-coding regions:
- the LOC120356974 gene encoding uncharacterized protein DDB_G0290685-like produces the protein MIASLVMVILLVGIRDNGASSARTAHMTVSKMRISDLETSASGYAYNQQGALPASYMRYTNHGSGRYYHAPASVHYIVGSPAPVAPAVSETASSHEPVLLAYATAKHEIAPYVARQPYPRDGFINYSEAQLAKYAQPLEPPKLAARAPYYAPNAFKPRETDKNIDKRNDDGENESDYDNDEDGDGDKKEERDHVPENHDKAVDFIATHPIHGLDNSRSDIDVSFERGEKYSAAQNSAHGEKGDKGYNKRIEFDVGERGQHDKSRQQEYYDTEIGHRKGHSDVAGNYGRYDESEIGEKGSSYGRTSYHKKGQKTSGFHKVYHKDEYKKHTDFYDENHKKGYFDKHSVADEHHNAVKDDFKKGGHHESGFNNENSGKNKFYDKGHKENRDQGYNKEKGESTFHNNYKNYDSDEDTHLTKKHKYDKVE